A part of Capsicum annuum cultivar UCD-10X-F1 chromosome 6, UCD10Xv1.1, whole genome shotgun sequence genomic DNA contains:
- the LOC107873185 gene encoding uncharacterized protein LOC107873185 isoform X2 yields MAGIPGYSALAPKTKNLVMAGGLTGFVFGVYYYTMRAVGGSDELQVAIDKFEEAKRSSEAEASLAPKP; encoded by the coding sequence ATGGCTGGAATTCCAGGATACAGTGCCCTTGCTCCCAAGACTAAGAATCTGGTTATGGCTGGAGGTTTGACAGGATTTGTTTTTGGTGTGTACTACTACACTATGAGAGCTGTTGGAGGCTCAGATGAACTTCAAGTAGCCATTGATAAGTTTGAAGAGGCGAAACGCAGCAGTGAGGCTGAAGCAAGTTTGGCACCCAAGCCGTAA
- the LOC107873185 gene encoding uncharacterized protein LOC107873185 isoform X1 yields the protein MEEKKERGEKQNTKSRLIPSEKMAGIPGYSALAPKTKNLVMAGGLTGFVFGVYYYTMRAVGGSDELQVAIDKFEEAKRSSEAEASLAPKP from the exons atggaagagaaaaaagaaaga GGGGAAAAGCAGAATACAAAGTCTAGGTTAATTCCTTCTGAGAAGATGGCTGGAATTCCAGGATACAGTGCCCTTGCTCCCAAGACTAAGAATCTGGTTATGGCTGGAGGTTTGACAGGATTTGTTTTTGGTGTGTACTACTACACTATGAGAGCTGTTGGAGGCTCAGATGAACTTCAAGTAGCCATTGATAAGTTTGAAGAGGCGAAACGCAGCAGTGAGGCTGAAGCAAGTTTGGCACCCAAGCCGTAA